From Stenotrophomonas maltophilia, a single genomic window includes:
- a CDS encoding FecR family protein, whose product MSVAIDHPSALTLAAAQWHALQREGDLSPSQQHAFMQWLLVSPEHLREYMAISEVAGALGDALRGMPDDVDALLKAPAPTRNDHNVVRLSPRPSAAPSQRRARPAPGLPRIAAAAALMLAVGVGATIAWPRTGHYVAAHGMPRQVTLPDSTVVRLDAESEISVRMTLLGRRVELERGQASFVVAKDRRPFAVHAAGLQVTDIGTTFDVSLLREQARIGVSEGRVHVRGDGGRGRMLADLGAGQAAQVDYRDQRVRIREEDAASMTAWWTGRVLFRDEALRDVADRFNRRNALRLHVSDDAGALRLTGNLRADDVASLRAFLDQQPTLVTQVAPDGIHVRLRAGAPQAL is encoded by the coding sequence GTGAGCGTGGCCATTGATCATCCATCGGCGCTGACCCTGGCCGCCGCGCAGTGGCACGCGCTGCAGCGCGAAGGCGACCTCAGCCCTTCGCAGCAGCACGCCTTCATGCAGTGGCTGCTGGTTTCCCCTGAGCATCTGCGCGAGTACATGGCCATCAGCGAGGTGGCCGGTGCCTTGGGCGATGCGCTGCGCGGCATGCCGGATGACGTCGACGCACTGTTGAAGGCTCCCGCGCCGACGCGCAATGATCACAACGTCGTGCGGTTGTCGCCACGCCCGTCCGCCGCACCAAGCCAGCGCCGGGCACGGCCCGCACCCGGCTTGCCGCGAATCGCGGCCGCAGCGGCGCTGATGCTCGCTGTAGGCGTAGGCGCCACCATCGCCTGGCCGCGCACCGGGCACTATGTGGCCGCACATGGCATGCCGCGGCAGGTAACGCTGCCAGACAGCACCGTCGTGCGCCTGGACGCTGAAAGCGAAATTTCGGTGCGCATGACCCTGCTGGGGCGGCGCGTCGAGCTTGAACGTGGCCAGGCCAGCTTCGTCGTGGCCAAGGACCGGCGCCCGTTCGCAGTACATGCTGCTGGCCTGCAGGTGACGGACATCGGCACCACGTTCGATGTTTCGCTGCTGCGCGAGCAGGCCCGCATCGGGGTCAGCGAAGGGCGCGTGCACGTCCGCGGCGATGGTGGCCGCGGACGCATGCTGGCCGACCTGGGCGCCGGGCAGGCCGCACAGGTCGACTACCGTGACCAGCGCGTGCGCATCCGCGAGGAGGATGCCGCCAGCATGACGGCATGGTGGACGGGGCGGGTGCTGTTCCGCGACGAGGCGCTGCGCGACGTGGCCGACCGCTTCAACCGGCGCAACGCGCTGCGCCTGCACGTGAGTGATGACGCTGGTGCGCTGCGCCTGACCGGCAACCTGCGCGCGGATGACGTGGCGTCGCTGCGCGCGTTCCTCGACCAGCAACCAACACTGGTTACGCAGGTGGCGCCGGACGGAATCCATGTGCGGTTGCGCGCTGGAGCGCCGCAGGCGCTGTAA